AGTATTGTAAATAATTGGGTATTCAATAACAATTCACTATTAGCTACACTCTAGAACAGAACGGGATTTCTGAGAGGAAGAACAAAACAGTGATGGAGATAGCAAGATGCATGCTAGCAGAAAAAAAGATGCCTAAATATTTTTGGGCTGAGGCAGTCAATACAACAGTCTATTTGTTGAACAGGTTACCAAATAGAGAACTCCAAGACATGACACCATTTGAAGCATGGAAAGGAATAAAGCCATCTACGAGACACTTAAAAGTCTTTGGTTCAGTTTGCTATACACATGTTCCAGATGCTAAAAGAGGCAAATTGGATAACAATGTGGAACTCTGTATTTTATTGAGCTATAGCACAGCTGCAAAAGGGTACAAAGTATATAATGTTCGTACGAAGAAGGTGCTTATCAGTAGAGATCTTGCGGTGGATGAGTCTAGCCACTATCATTGGAATCGAGATATTTTTATAAAGAACCAAGATGGGAGTACTTCAGTTGCAGCTTGAAATCCGCAGAAGAATGATATTTCTTCCAATCCTATTGTTAGAGCGGGATACTTTTCAAATATTGAATTGACAACTGATTCTCCAGTTTTGAAGACCAGATCACTAGCTAAAGTTTATGAGCAATGCAATTTTGCTCTTGTCGAACCATCTTCCTTTAAAGAAGAAGTAAGTCATGAAACTTGGATTTTCGCAATGGAGGAGGAGCTTGCcatgattaataaaaatgattccCCAAAGAATATAGTTGTTGAGGAGTTCAGAGAAAGGGGGAGCTCAGAAACTCAACAACATGAAACTCGACAAGGAGATGACTCACTTGGTTCACAAAGACCAAAAGAACATATTGTGAAGTCGGTACGTTACAGAGGTAAAACTTTTGTTGGTACATATATCTTTGCACGACCAACTAATGACAGAAAAACttcattatttgaagaagttagAGGAGTCAAAAAAAAATGTACAAGGATTTCCACCAAGGCATAGTTCAAAGCTTCATTTGAGTTCTTCTGAAACAAGTTTGGGAGAGCttccaaaaaatcactttaagggggagtgttaaaatattaaagtagattaTTTGGAATCATAGATTTGTAGTTAAGTCTCTAG
This DNA window, taken from Capsicum annuum cultivar UCD-10X-F1 unplaced genomic scaffold, UCD10Xv1.1 ctg75568, whole genome shotgun sequence, encodes the following:
- the LOC124894578 gene encoding uncharacterized protein LOC124894578; translation: MEIARCMLAEKKMPKYFWAEAVNTTVYLLNRLPNRELQDMTPFEAWKGIKPSTRHLKVFGSVCYTHVPDAKRGKLDNNVELCILLSYSTAAKGYKVYNVRTKKKNDISSNPIVRAGYFSNIELTTDSPVLKTRSLAKVYEQCNFALVEPSSFKEEVSHETWIFAMEEELAMINKNDSPKNIVVEEFRERGSSETQQHETRQGDDSLGSQRPKEHIVKS